From the genome of Phlebotomus papatasi isolate M1 chromosome 2, Ppap_2.1, whole genome shotgun sequence:
ggtttcattcactctcactgaaatatcaaaaacatgtttacaaaacaaaggttattgtgcgttgggaataatacttatgcccaacgcacaataactttgtttagaaaacatgtttttgacatttcaatgagagtgagtgagatctagatctagtcatctcactcattctcatgggaaaatttgaaaacatgtttataaacaaaaattattgtgcgctagtcattaggataatgcccaacgcataataactttgtttagtaaacatctttatcacatttcaatgagagggagtgagatctagatctagtcatctcgctcattctcatgggaaattttgaaaacatgtttaccaacaaaagtcattgtgcgctggtcataacattcaaaattccaaacttcTTAGCAAAATCTAttaggggattttttttttaattttttctcccaATTTAAAGTAGAATTGGGCCTTACCATGGTATAATATAGCTCCACAATCCAATTCTGAAACTTACATTAATgcttaacgcacaataacttttgtttgtaaacatgttttgacatttcgatgagagtgagtgagatctagatctagtcatctcgctcattctcatgggaaattttgaaaacatgtttacaaacaaaagttattgtgcgttgggcataaggctCACTGATAAGGGTCATTGATAAAGCTcacttcaatttaaataaaaaattatgaaaaaacccTAGTTCAAAGATACCCCCTTCCCTATTTTGTGACAGAATAACAAGGAAATAAAACCCTTACTATAAAGCTACTAAACAACAAGCAACTTATCACTTTTCCAGGCTCATATAATTGTTTTTagtaaacttgagactttttaGTAAGCTTTAAGTGAATatagttttctttttgtttaccGAACTTTTCAAAGAACCCGCGTGGATTGCTGCACGAGGAACAATTTTCTTTCTTATTATCCACTTCTTTACGCCAATATCATTATAAATGTATgacaatataatattttttttcttggattttcAATATATAAAACCAAGAGTTGACTTTGTGTCGCTTTTTCTCGCTGTCTCTCACCCAATGTCCAATCAAATCTCTCGCACTCTCAATTCCATACATTATGTAGATAGTTGGATATTATGTGTTATGTGTATAAATAATACATCGTATCGACAATATATGCACACAAAATATTGTGCGGAGGTAGGGGGAGACGTAGAGagcgaggaaaaaaaaaagagcgaGGTACTAAAGGTGAATGTTGTGTAGCGACTTCCTCGTATGTGTTGTAAAATAATTATGTAGTGCTGctgcattttatatgtcaattgGACTTGGATGGCTTTGCGAGTAACGAGAGAAAGAGTGAAACATCGCGAGGCGCTGGACCAGGGGGGGAGAgaagtgagatttttttttctccagacTCTTGCAAGAGAGAGAATAACTTCCCTCGCGGAGGCTGCGGAATACAAAGAAGTTATAAACCCGAGAGCCACGCGTCACAAATCACCCAACTTTCCGGCAAACACCCACACTCTATGGCCAACTGGGATGCTCCAACTAATACCCAAAATGCCCCAATTGTCCTGACAGATAACTCACCGTTCTGCTTGTTGGCAATTTTGTTGAAGCAATTCTGAAACACTTCGTACAAATGCATTGGCTCATCGTCAGAAGTCGccattttgagtttattttcTCTTTCCTTTTTTGCTTTCACACTACACACCAAATACGACAACTTTGATCCGGGATTTTGTCCACTATTTGCACACCCACACACCACTGGATCACTTTAAATTGTTCGTGAGGACACCAATTTTCACACAATACACAACATGACACATTTTCTCAGCTCCTTCCGCATAAAAATACGCAATTTATCCGCCAAGTCGCATAAGAAACAAAATCAAAGATACGACTACACTGGCGCCAGCGGTTAAACTAGAAACTAAATGTGGGAGTGCTTTTCGCCGCATTTACTGCAGTGGCGCCACTTCCGTCTGGCGATTTCTAGCAGTCTTTGGAAAAACCAAAAGTCTaacgattttatttttttcttagctCCCCGCGAAATGagcagaaaaatgtgaaattttccacGGGAAAAGACCATTTTCTTGATTTTACTGATGTATTGTGTAAAATGAATGTAGAACAATCAACCATGGACATGATTAAATCGATATTTCAGTGTGTATGCGgtgtagtgaaaaaaaatctcttcaaGATAAACTTTATTCACTCCTCAGTATCACTGGGATTTTCATAAATAGGAGTTATCCCATTTTCTAAGTGTTTAAGGGCCACCTGATTGGTGATGCTTTCGTATGGAAGGGGCGGTGGCTCAGTGAGTGGCACAGCATTGAATGAGACTCCTTTGAGGGCCATCTTGGGTGTCTCGTGGATTTTAGCAGCTTCCTCCTTGGACCTGATAATACCCTCATCCGTCTCACGTTCTATCCTCTTGGCATAGGCACGATTGGACCGATAAACCTCAAAGGCACAAGCAATGATAATGGCTAGAAAGAGAATGGCCAGAGTGATCACAACAACAGGTGCCTTCTCTTCCTTTTTCGTCAGCGTCGTGTAAATGGACTTGTACGGGATCTTTATGGGAGGATCTTCAACCCATGTCCGATCAGTGGCCTGCAAGAAGCACAGAAAGGTAAGTCGATACACTTTTTCCCCGATATTCTTTGAACATTACCAGACTAAAATTGAGGGTTGGCTCTGAGATGAGCTTCTGCACAGAGTCAAAGTGAGCATTGCACTGAGCACTCCTGACCCCCTGGGAATTGGTCACTGCTATATTGTCAGCTCCCGTTTTAGTGAAGAGCATATACTCTTCCAATGGCTTCATAGAATCATTATTGACTTGTATAAGGATATCTAAGGAAAAtcttttggtcaaaaataatcCCAGAATAATTTCCAAGAGATATACTCACTGGAAAGGCAACCACTGTAGCTCTTATAGATGGCAAATCTAGGATCTGTTGTATTAATACCTCCAATTTGTACTTCATTGACTCCCAAGTCATCAGCTGCTATTCCTGCTATGGCATTTACAGTGAATGGAAGTAATGGGACACTTTCTCGATCCACCCAGAGAGTTCCATTGTCCCCATGTCTCTCGTAATACACTGAATGCCGTGCATTGTTGAGGAAGTTGATTTCCACCTTGCCCTTTACAGCAACTCCCTCTCGATCTTCCTCAAACAGCAAATGTCCATCGGCACTGATACCCAACATTAGGTAGTACGTTCTGTGATTTTCCGTCTGAACTAGCAGCATAATTCTACTAGTTCTCCGGAAATCTTCACTAGAAAAGGCCAATTGAAGCTTCACGTAGTTCACTTTTCCAACAAGAACAAATTTCCTCTGGATAATGGCTTCTCCACTGAAATCAGCTCCTTTCTCCTCACTGCAGAACTCTCCCACAAAACTGGTATGCTCACAATCACAGGAACTCTCTTGCCTTGCAAAGTGTTCTGTGCAAATCCCACCATTTTTACACGGTTCAGCATCACAGAGGATTTGGCAGTGGGAAAGAACTCCTGAAAGATAAAGAGATGGGCATTGTAGGATTTATTTAGTCCGTTACTAgcaaagtaggggagactggggcaataaagtcacaaaacggaaatttcaaaattcaatgtcttccaagataaataagatagcggcttaaatttttttccatggaTAGCTTacatagaccttcttcgatgttgtatgcTTCTTCGAAttagaacaaggaatttagaaaacaaaaattatcaaaatttttagccctatttttgaaatattttccttaaagaatatatcaattattacctacttattatacaaaatttatgcactgatgattatttcctaaatgacttgactctttgaatacgaagccgctagggtaatttgtctaaagcgagacagtttggaatgTTGGACAAAGGAGTGTGGAATGTGAgtcacctccttaaaaacttgataataaatcaattaaatatttcaattttcgggaaaaagattattaaacctaattttgtgattacttgagaagttaaaaatgcaaaagtcgttataaaacaatcaaagagtgacttgcaagaataatttaaaaaatatattgcatgcgtgatattcatagaCACGGTAGTTgccattttctctgtttcttagggaagttgctaggaaaatatcaaagtgttttgtttgatttttcggcataatttgtgaaatattattaagtccgtagtgataatcgaaggacatacatctatttaaaagatgaataaaaaatatttgtgaaatattacatttataaaaaggatagaaaagtgatttaatttcgtgttgctttcaaaacaagttttatgaaatcttggacaagttgattttgtgaattaatttggtggttttgtgcagtgaaatcatgttaacaaaggcgacaaagatccttagttatccggagaaatagttgcaacagcaattagcagctgataaggacaaaatctcctggaaaaggctgcaaggatttccagattccgaagaccactttttctgacagaatggatagtaaatatcgcaaaaaacaCCTGGTGAAAAACAAAGAGGAGCCTCTACAAAACTTCCAAAGCAAGTGGCAAAGGACCTGGCCGGATTAGGTATCCAAATCTGCTAAAAAGTTGCATCCactttaaagctataactgctggacagcgcgaggcgtctgacaaaatttacagaacctctttttggttggacgtccaggaagttcttgttaattagcgttcctcaactgttacccggacataaaggagggattagcataaccatcaaatgtgcaagtatacagagaaaaccctcaacatttgattttctacatatttcgtatgatattttgtcattaatatcactatgtccaactttccaaatttttttgtccaactttccaaaatttggtctatcttttcaaaatgtgttgttttttaatttgaaggaatattccaattaattggttgaaatatctattaaaaaatgttaagattctgttcgaatatttcacaagcaatctcatgatgcagagaaaatgaaaaaaataaatatttattcgacttaaaaatgcatttgaaattgaactttttcttaagtgtctccctttccacaatccaccaaaattttattgagagaagaattttacaaaaaatcttctctcaataaatctttttattaagaacgaccacttggggtaaaaagtaacaaaaggtatggagcaaaaagtaagaaaaaccgaaacaatttatgatgtctcacgacaaaaaaaatcaatgccatgtgtcgccgctcgCTGTTTGCATTGGTTAagcgatttgcagtcttttttgtgttttttttttttcaaaaatagcttgaaaagcgtttttatcgttcagatagagaaaacggtgtttttcaaaggtgtagaggaataaatttcctatgaaaatatgttatccaggatttttttttaatttacggaatcccgtaacaaagcgaatcaaaatgtgataacatcccatgcctgatactatttgccccagcatttttgaaaatggtcacaaaattacgatttataaaacggctcgataaatgtatttccttactaaatagaggaaaatgactttcacaaagttgtagagcggtaaatttcctataaaactgcgctaattagaaatttgtgggacgttcactgagagaaatccgaaaaagttaaaataacattccggaaatgtttattttaccctgcagtattgatccgaaatcggtgtaaatattaccctttttaggtgtattaggggttaaagttaccctttttcatgttaatcttacccttaaaaaggtgtaaaattaacattaaaaaatgttaatatatttttacacctaaaaatattaaaattatgaggaaaaaaagttaatcgcaaccccatttttttcttagtgtttgAATAgcttggaaaaaataaaatatccgttttgtgactttttgccccagtctccaataataaatttggaaaaacaCAGGTAATGCCTATTGTGAGTGAGTCTAGAAAGGACCTAggagaaggttttcaggcttcgaaacttcatgtttttcccatattccttcaattaatctgacctattttttcagtaaatgtgtgatttaagactagctattaaaatatatagctaTTAGCTCATATTCGTTAAAAaagtatgggaaaaatatgaagtaatcCCCGTAATCCAGGTTCTAGTCTAGGTTCATAGCAAGAACGTGAAACATTAAGAATGAAACGTGAAACATTCTAATGTTTCACTAATCaacattattagaaaaaaatgccATACCATGGGACAAATCAGGATCAACCAAGTCCTCAAGATCAATCAAAGTCTCTCCAATCTTCAATCCTCCAATGCACCCTACGAATCCCTGCAAATCGGCAGCATCTCTATTTGTTTTCAGAAGATTTCTAGAGTCATACCCTCCGATGTTGATCTGAAAGTACTCAGTTGGCGGAGCTGGAGGTCTATGGGGAGATAAAACTTCCATTTCGGGATTTTCCCATGGAGTATTTGAATAATCAAGTAGTAGGGCATCACCTCTTGGGATAGTGACATTTTTATCATTGACATACATCGAGATGGTTTCAGGTGTTCGAATAATAGCCACTTGAGCACTCTTTCCCGAATTGAGATTTTCATGCCGGAGTGTTAGATTAACAATTCTGTGGCCGCTGTTAAATAGAAAATTAACTTCTTGCGAATTGTTGATGTAGAGATGGACAAAATTGTTGTAATGATCATTGGCATAGAAGACAAGGGAATAGTTGTCGTATGTCCTTAGGTTGATCAAAAGATTTTCCGCTAAAATATCTCGCCAGATTTGTTTATCCACATCAGATGAGCTTTGTAGAGCTCCCACGTAGTTTCTCTTCACGTAAGATTCTCTGTTGAGGAATGTTAGGGCTTTTTCGTTGAGATCTGCAGAtgagaaaaaatgttgattaaCCAAATTCTTATGAAACTAATTATAAAATTAGTGATTCCAAGAACGGTTAACCGCtttcgaaaaaccggttaacAGCCCTATTTTGAAGACGGTTtaaaaaccggtttttagagatgaaaccggtttaaaaccgtctccttccaaaaattaaaaaaattctcttaagctttagtttatttcttgaaaatcaagtgaaaatcaaaaacactgcaaaatattttcttgactttAAGAGGGAACTTGAAGTGCAATAACAATATGATTCTAAGaacgtcttcagactagaggtttagcctagttttcgaaggtctcaaaatcctaaatagcaaccaatttaatttgtttctcTGATTCAAATAATTTACTTTCCCTTAATAATCCATTTCTAAgtcataattttccaaaaattttcgactaataagaaattagagaagttaagccttatgaatgactaagccttaggtctgaagcccgtataagtgtaATCTGTAGTAAGGCAGTATGCTAATAATATATGAAGGATAGTAATAATGGGTTTCCTGTACGTTTCTTCccttgaaagaaattttttgcttaaaggttatcggaaatttcaggacttcttcactagaaaattaattgtatactgagaaaaaattgtaaatcattaagtacaatcttgtaaaatactgttttatgtggaaaagtaacaagatgtttaccTCTCTCTGTTTTCATGGAGATTTTTATTGAATCttgctatattttaatttaactacATTATCTTTTTAGACCCAGATTCACCAAGATTGTTACAcaagattcttgtaaaatttttgtcatattctggtatttattagtttctcaaccaataaagtaaaaaaaaacaaaaaagtttaccttttatagtatttcttttttttaaatgcctatggatttttttctatcaaattATTGAGTAAATTATAATCATGATTCTCATGATtataataccaaaaattatgcATCGGTGTGTTTTCTGTAGAGAATGATCCAAAAAATAGACTTTAAGAAACCATTCCTTTtcgaaaaatctggattttttttgttgaaaaaagaataattttgacaatacttttacaagattttacataaaaaacttTATAACGAATATAAGTTAGCGATAAACCTTGGTAACTATCCTTCCGATCCTTCCATATTacttttcttcatatttttgcgaatattatttttctctcaCGATTTAAGTTTTCCAaacttaaatttaataagattaaACTAGTCAtaggaatttaaaaataaagaggaaaactcttttggtttgttcgttaaaacgttttctatgattttttttcttcattttccaagatttagaataaaatttttaagtatttccttattaaagattttcaaaaatgacaacGTTTATAGCACTgatagagaaatccgaaaaagttaaaataacattccggaaatgttaattttactctgcattgatccaaaatcggtgtaaatattaccctttttaggtgtatcggGGGTTTAAGTTAccctctttcatgttaattttacctttaaaaaggtgtaaaattaacattaaaaaatgttgatatatttctacacataaaaagtgttaaagttatgaggaaaaaaagttaatcgcaccctcttttttttctcagtgagccaatatattttaataaaaataaattgtatgaaaaaatggttatttttacGGAATGgtacaatattattggaaaaactcccagCAATTTTCATGCACTCTGAAATTTcctaaactattttaaatataaaatagagcaattaaataaataagttctaaaCTAACTGAGAAAAAGGATGTACGgtagagtctacacttatggatgttatacacacttatggacaacacaaaaatcttaagttattacgttaaacagattttgaaaagtcaaaagaattgttaattacatcataaactaataattttataacttttcgaaatctgttttacgtaagaacttaagatttttgcacgctgtccataagtgtataacatccataaatgtagactccaccctatttaTGTGTTATTAAAAGTTCAAGTTCTGaaaaattggtcaaaatttcatattgtgatcctaaatttgaaaccggttaACTGGTTCAATCCAAAACCGGTTAATCGTCTatcctaaaaacccggttatttggaataACTATATATAAAATAGAACTTACTAGTCTCACAAAATTCACCAACATGAGCCCAAGGATTGTTGCAGACGCACTGAAAAGTACTCCAGAGTTCTTTGCAAAAGGCCCCATTCTTGCAAGGATTGGGAACACATGATGGTTTGCAGTCTTTTATGATTTCAGACAAATGCACAGCCATATAGCTGTAGATATCCAGGATTTCACCATTAACAACCAATCCACGGAAGCATCCAATTAATCCCTGTTTCACAGAGAGTTTCTTTAGCAAATCCGATGTAGCTCCTCCGATGAACATGCTACCCTCAAAGGGTCCAAATTCCTCTTCTGGTAGCAAATCAACCATCTGATAATCCGTGTTAATCATGAATCGAACATGGTACTCGTTGTAGTCTATCCAAATTTTATGCCATTCTCCTGCATTGAGTTTTCTGTTGCTGTTGATGACCAGTTCTCTTGTAGTTCCAGTACTCAATGTAAAGTTAAAAGTTAATTGGTAATCTCCTGTTAGGGCTACCATGAAGGAGGGGTAGTTTGGCCGAATAGGAGGTTGAAATAACAGGATGGCTTTTTCTCCTGTAGTCCTAAAGGAAAATGCTATGTCGCCTTTTCTCCATCCCGGTACTTCAATATAGGATTGAGATGTTGTGAATGTGACAACGTATTTTTGGGTATTGGTCTCTACACATTCTAAAGGTCCAAGTGTTATTCTTCCTTGAGCCTCCTCATCCAGGATAGTTTGTTGCAGGAAAAACATTTGGGTTATGCCTAAGCTCTGAACTTCTGAATAGGTTCCTTCGTCTGAGAACCATTTTCCCTGAATGGAGCTGTCGCAATTGCAGCTCTGATTGGCATCTTCGCACGTTTTATTAACTGAACATGGACAGGATCCTCTTTTGACATTCCCCAAGTAATCAACGGTATTATTCTTGGCTGAAGACATAAACCAAGTTGCAGAGTGCAATTCCAACGGAGCTTTGTAGCAATCATATTTGATGTGTTGGGTACAATAGAGGGAGTGTGAAATTAATTCCTGAAGCATTTCCGGTGAGAATTCCCGGTATGTTATATAGAAACTGAAATCATTCCACTGAAAGGATCTCACATCAACTTGTGAGGGTAGATTGTGCTCAACGATGGTCTTTGTAGCATTTTCCAAACTCTGAAAGTCACATTTTACATGAGCTGGAGGAAAAATTCCATTCCCATCAATGTCTATCAGGTAAACATCGGATTTTGTATAGCCTAGGAGGGCAAGTTCTTCACAGGTTTTGCGGTATTTCGTAAAGTGGCAATTTTTACCAATGTATCCGGTGTTCTTGCAATCACACGTAATTCTATCGTCCTTTACAATGCATTTCCCTCCGTGCTCGCAAGTATTTGGTCTCTTGCAGGGATCCACATACTTACAATTATCCAGGGTAATCTCTCCGACAATCCTCTCAGTTTTGACTACGTATCTAGGTTCTATAGGGTAATTATAGATCTCAAGATCACGCATACAGCCAACAAGTCCAGATGGGGCTGTTCTCAAACTACTCCCAAAGACCACTTTGTCCCCAATGTTAAAGGACAAATTGTACTTAAGCAGAACAGTTTGACGATAGTCAATTGTAAAATTGATAACTCCTTCGCTGTACGATAGTTCAATAGCATGCCAGGCAGAGCTACTTTCAATTTTCTGCTTGATTGACTGCAGAACTGATGCATTCTTATTGTCCAGCATTATGTCCAGACTCAGTTTGTCATTGTTAAGTCTAATTTCCCAGAATCCTGGTCCAGAGTCCGTTGTTACTTCGCTGTAAGCAAGATGAGCTACTGTTCTAGCACTCTTAAACTCAAATCTCATTGATATTTCATCAGTGTGATTAATTGGCCACCAAATGTGAGATGTGGCAAAGGGATAAGTCATTGGAATAACCTCGACATCTGCCTCGTAGAATTCCGGTTCTAAAATTCCAATATAGTGCATTTTTGGGCTTCCTTTCTTCAGTTCATAGAGTATAGAGACCTCATTGAAGAAGACATACTTGAGGGATCCTGCAAAATTATTCTTTGATACAAGACCCTTTTTCTTGTTGAGTTCTGGTCCACCACCAAAATGAATTTCTGGGTCAAAGAGGAGATTCTGTACAGAACCTTGAATTTCTATAATCTTGTACTGATCATCGAGAATCAAATGAATTTCGTCATTATGATGAAGAATTGTTAAATTGTGCCAATAATGAGATGTGAGATCGGTACCCAGAACAGCACTCATTATTCCATCTCCAAAATCAATTTCCACATAAACTGAGTGATTTTTAATTGATGCTCCAATGTACTGTTGCTTGAGAGTCTCTCCACTTCCATAAAATAGAGCTGAATCGTCAAAGCGCGTCTTGAACATAAGACTGATCCTCGTAAAAGGGGAATGTGTTCGATCTTTCCAATCGTAAATCCTATAGGAAACATAGCTCGATCCCCGAAGGGTTAATACTGTAGCGGctgtaaaatataaataacggtTACAATAAGATTCAAATCGGGAATGTTAGAAATTAAATTAGAATTTGATCAAAAATGAAGATGGCGGACTTTTAGCTATCTTATGTTTGTCATagatttattgcattttctaaatatcaaatGGCTTTAATTTCGAGGAGAGTTATACTCTTGgacaggtcttggaattctctACAAATATGCTCTCTACAACAAATGtcatgtagggggaagtgggccacctttgaaattgggattttcacctatttttaaataaaattaagggcagaatcacattgacaataaaattctcgccgtagcctcatcgtatttcgttaaattacgcatttttattgcaattcttatgcaaattttccattaccgtattaccttatctcatactcggtagcactaagtgaaaataatacaagaaaattgaagaaatgaaacgaaaattcgaaaaacggtgagcaaaaaaaaactgtaagagaaattaatcgtgcagcttttttgcttaccgtttatcgaattttcgttttatttcttcaattttcttatattattttcacttagtgccaccgagtatgagataaggtaatacggtaatcgagaattcgtgtaagaattgcaatgaaaatacgcaaattaacgaaataaggtaagcattttactgtcaatgtgattctgccctaagctttatcgtgatataatttagctgcacaaacatattgagaatctaaaatataatcccaatttcaaagttgccccacttccctctattaaaaagaaattattaaaaaaaaaccgtaaaatatttttcctttcatTATTTCGATCATTTCTAGTTCATA
Proteins encoded in this window:
- the LOC129803180 gene encoding axotactin, with translation MKVLSLIIFLGIFKSCILEQNLDHNGHSETIINSSVIHNGQQTTPNSAEESTKNDQIITTTSSFIGRTGIPYEFRGSELTFEESGHEKTFLFAQNNTFIQLDGDIIQTFQLRLCREISFQFRTRLPHGLLVYHNVKNPEGITLDPYALYVIVEKGQLKVVHVFGKHSTSVTVGEGLNRDEWHSVMVRIDVHGARLIARVDNNQEEVYLKGLNHDTNYGVSTNLPSVILVGGLSSEEKLHGVKYIIESFVGCIRNIVLSSGKAASDLLPITPLIATKHENVKEGCLNMCHTRENLCFLNSKCINHYYDISCDCFGTKYEGEHCDIYTATVLTLRGSSYVSYRIYDWKDRTHSPFTRISLMFKTRFDDSALFYGSGETLKQQYIGASIKNHSVYVEIDFGDGIMSAVLGTDLTSHYWHNLTILHHNDEIHLILDDQYKIIEIQGSVQNLLFDPEIHFGGGPELNKKKGLVSKNNFAGSLKYVFFNEVSILYELKKGSPKMHYIGILEPEFYEADVEVIPMTYPFATSHIWWPINHTDEISMRFEFKSARTVAHLAYSEVTTDSGPGFWEIRLNNDKLSLDIMLDNKNASVLQSIKQKIESSSAWHAIELSYSEGVINFTIDYRQTVLLKYNLSFNIGDKVVFGSSLRTAPSGLVGCMRDLEIYNYPIEPRYVVKTERIVGEITLDNCKYVDPCKRPNTCEHGGKCIVKDDRITCDCKNTGYIGKNCHFTKYRKTCEELALLGYTKSDVYLIDIDGNGIFPPAHVKCDFQSLENATKTIVEHNLPSQVDVRSFQWNDFSFYITYREFSPEMLQELISHSLYCTQHIKYDCYKAPLELHSATWFMSSAKNNTVDYLGNVKRGSCPCSVNKTCEDANQSCNCDSSIQGKWFSDEGTYSEVQSLGITQMFFLQQTILDEEAQGRITLGPLECVETNTQKYVVTFTTSQSYIEVPGWRKGDIAFSFRTTGEKAILLFQPPIRPNYPSFMVALTGDYQLTFNFTLSTGTTRELVINSNRKLNAGEWHKIWIDYNEYHVRFMINTDYQMVDLLPEEEFGPFEGSMFIGGATSDLLKKLSVKQGLIGCFRGLVVNGEILDIYSYMAVHLSEIIKDCKPSCVPNPCKNGAFCKELWSTFQCVCNNPWAHVGEFCETNLNEKALTFLNRESYVKRNYVGALQSSSDVDKQIWRDILAENLLINLRTYDNYSLVFYANDHYNNFVHLYINNSQEVNFLFNSGHRIVNLTLRHENLNSGKSAQVAIIRTPETISMYVNDKNVTIPRGDALLLDYSNTPWENPEMEVLSPHRPPAPPTEYFQINIGGYDSRNLLKTNRDAADLQGFVGCIGGLKIGETLIDLEDLVDPDLSHGVLSHCQILCDAEPCKNGGICTEHFARQESSCDCEHTSFVGEFCSEEKGADFSGEAIIQRKFVLVGKVNYVKLQLAFSSEDFRRTSRIMLLVQTENHRTYYLMLGISADGHLLFEEDREGVAVKGKVEINFLNNARHSVYYERHGDNGTLWVDRESVPLLPFTVNAIAGIAADDLGVNEVQIGGINTTDPRFAIYKSYSGCLSNILIQVNNDSMKPLEEYMLFTKTGADNIAVTNSQGVRSAQCNAHFDSVQKLISEPTLNFSLATDRTWVEDPPIKIPYKSIYTTLTKKEEKAPVVVITLAILFLAIIIACAFEVYRSNRAYAKRIERETDEGIIRSKEEAAKIHETPKMALKGVSFNAVPLTEPPPLPYESITNQVALKHLENGITPIYENPSDTEE